A region from the Lolium perenne isolate Kyuss_39 chromosome 4, Kyuss_2.0, whole genome shotgun sequence genome encodes:
- the LOC127292711 gene encoding uncharacterized protein, with protein sequence MCMDKSAVPAKKIWLAIAARVGLRPSAGLGKLRKEVRTCEYRDVHVMWEMLRDMGSPAAPLEEKEAVAAAAVAAAAGARKKKAAWRRFAYYCCAF encoded by the exons ATGTGCATGGACAAGTCTGCCGTGCCGGCGAAGAAGATCTGGCTCGCGATCGCTGCCCGCGTCGGTCTCCGCCCATCAGCTG GACTAGGGAAACTGAGGAAGGAGGTGAGGACGTGCGAGTACCGCGACGTGCACGTCATGTGGGAGATGCTCAGGGACATGGGCTccccggcggcgcccctggaggagaaggaggccgtcgccgccgcagcCGTCGCGGCTGCCGCCGGCGCCAGGAAGAAGAAGGCGGCGTGGAGGCGGTTCGCCTACTACTGCTGCGCGTTCTGA